A genomic region of uncultured Treponema sp. contains the following coding sequences:
- the fliG gene encoding flagellar motor switch protein FliG, with product MAEELVDGKKSKKKGGIKDYKNLTGRQKAAIFLVAIGSDVASDVMKHLREDEVETLTFEIARLDTIDADFKDQVLEEFQELMQAQNFITTGGIDFARELLEKSLGSQKAIDIINRLTSSLQVRPFDFIRRTDPAHLLNFVQQEYPQTISLILAYLEPQKAATILQNLPAEIQPEVSKRLATMDRTSPEVLREVERVLEKKLSTLSSEDYTAAGGVDSIVEILNLVDRSSEKAIIETLEEDDPELAEEIKKRMFVFEDIVMLDDRAIQKVLREVDTQELAKALKSVDTEVQDKIFRNMSKRAASMLKEDMEYMGPVRLKDVEESQQKIVSVIRRLEDSGEIVIARSSDDEMVV from the coding sequence ATGGCAGAAGAACTTGTTGACGGCAAAAAAAGCAAGAAAAAAGGCGGAATCAAGGATTATAAGAATCTTACCGGCCGCCAAAAAGCCGCTATTTTCCTCGTTGCAATCGGAAGCGATGTAGCCTCTGATGTAATGAAGCACTTGCGCGAAGATGAAGTTGAAACTCTTACGTTTGAAATTGCGCGCCTTGATACAATTGACGCAGACTTTAAAGATCAGGTTCTTGAAGAATTTCAAGAACTTATGCAGGCGCAGAATTTTATTACAACTGGCGGTATTGACTTTGCCCGCGAGCTTCTTGAAAAATCCTTGGGAAGCCAAAAGGCAATTGATATTATCAACAGACTCACAAGCTCTTTGCAGGTCCGTCCGTTTGATTTTATCCGCCGAACAGATCCAGCTCATCTTTTGAACTTTGTTCAGCAGGAATATCCGCAGACAATTTCTCTTATTCTTGCGTACCTTGAGCCTCAGAAAGCCGCAACAATTCTTCAGAATCTTCCTGCGGAAATTCAGCCGGAAGTTTCAAAGCGTCTTGCAACAATGGACCGCACAAGCCCGGAAGTTCTGCGTGAAGTTGAGCGTGTTCTTGAAAAGAAACTTTCAACTCTTTCCAGCGAAGATTACACAGCTGCCGGTGGTGTTGACTCGATTGTTGAAATTCTTAACCTTGTTGACCGTTCTTCTGAAAAGGCGATTATTGAAACTCTTGAAGAAGACGACCCAGAGCTTGCGGAAGAAATCAAGAAGAGAATGTTCGTTTTCGAAGATATTGTTATGCTTGATGACCGCGCGATTCAGAAAGTTCTGCGTGAAGTTGATACTCAGGAGCTTGCAAAGGCTTTGAAATCAGTTGATACAGAAGTTCAGGATAAGATTTTCCGCAATATGTCAAAGAGAGCCGCTTCAATGTTAAAAGAAGACATGGAATATATGGGACCTGTCCGCTTGAAAGATGTTGAAGAAAGCCAGCAGAAGATTGTTAGCGTAATCCGCCGTCTTGAAGATTCTGGTGAAATTGTTATTGCTCGTTCTAGCGATGATGAAATGGTAGTCTGA
- the flgB gene encoding flagellar basal body rod protein FlgB — MNSFSNSVDLLHRALDVESLRYQVTANNIANSEVANFKRQSVSFESELKKAFISRDNEHSSFRMATNDARHIQSEVPRDWRDVEPRRVSDYTTASKANGNNVDAEQEAMNVVQIQMQYRLLTQLMNFEFSQVKTAMKSI; from the coding sequence ATGAACAGTTTTTCAAATTCTGTAGATTTGCTTCACCGCGCTCTTGATGTTGAAAGCCTCCGCTATCAGGTTACTGCAAACAATATTGCAAACAGCGAAGTTGCGAATTTCAAGAGACAGTCCGTAAGCTTTGAAAGCGAGCTGAAAAAAGCCTTCATTAGCCGCGACAACGAGCACAGTTCTTTCCGCATGGCGACAAATGACGCGCGCCATATTCAGAGCGAAGTTCCGCGCGATTGGCGTGATGTTGAGCCTAGACGTGTTTCCGACTACACAACTGCTTCAAAAGCCAACGGAAACAATGTTGATGCAGAGCAGGAAGCAATGAATGTTGTTCAGATTCAGATGCAGTACCGACTTTTGACCCAGCTTATGAATTTTGAGTTTTCACAGGTCAAGACTGCAATGAAGTCAATATAG
- the recJ gene encoding single-stranded-DNA-specific exonuclease RecJ: protein MSSSKWVKKTISKEEVEKLKSKFSLDRLTASIFARRGITSGKDILYFMEDDLRFQHNPFLFNSMEDAVDRILAAVPEKDSPKEEHENVLIFGDKDVDGVTATTVLYDELCSLGIDVQYRVPEGDDAYGLSIQAVDDFVNQNGSLIITVDCGISNNAEIEHAANLGIDVIVLDHHNPKENIPSPAIILNAKLSDSGYPFEEISGCAVVYKVVSALRFSKSKWYKADAALLNAREEENGQIAIECIKLRNLVPVSRLVEHIFPGEKSIYDTKIPQYLSDQIILCWDKANVEHLLNLTFGNSAQFNIADIRTEAAKLYPSLKNLPLSRIKEMSKIAKYGDHAPTEIGGFYNIFVTYVQQDLKKNFPSDSEKEKHDLQLVALAALADIMPMKNENRLFVRSGINSINENKIRPGLKELMSNIGLLGKRITSTDICWTLIPNLNAAGRLGQARIAIELFTAKDDSYREQLAKKIIELNTKRKSLTQEAELIAGLQAKNSVNDFSGKLSFVIDEKINKGVSGILAGRLVSSLGVPAMAMTYVGNLVVGSMRSCRGYDVTAFLDQLKDLFVSYGGHNFAAGFSFEKEKFEEFKRRTKELSSTINLSDKTDEIQIDAELPPSYMTPDLKKIIDRFEPTGNENPKLVFLAKNLPIVSGLVMGKAEKQHLKITVDCGKNKWPCIFWNEGGRLHRDFDVGDKVDIIFNIERNVFNGAETLQLMLLGIEKSVQ, encoded by the coding sequence GTGTCATCATCAAAGTGGGTAAAAAAAACAATTTCAAAGGAAGAAGTTGAAAAGCTAAAAAGCAAGTTTTCACTGGACAGACTTACAGCAAGCATTTTTGCACGGCGCGGAATCACCAGCGGAAAAGACATTCTTTATTTCATGGAAGATGACTTAAGGTTTCAGCATAATCCTTTTCTGTTCAATTCAATGGAAGATGCAGTTGATAGAATTCTTGCCGCAGTTCCAGAAAAAGACAGTCCGAAGGAAGAGCATGAAAATGTTTTGATTTTCGGCGACAAGGATGTTGACGGAGTAACGGCGACAACTGTTCTTTACGACGAGCTTTGCTCATTGGGAATTGACGTTCAGTACAGAGTTCCAGAAGGAGATGACGCATACGGGCTTTCGATTCAGGCTGTAGATGATTTTGTAAATCAGAACGGCTCACTTATTATTACAGTTGACTGCGGAATTTCAAACAATGCGGAAATCGAGCACGCGGCGAATCTTGGAATAGATGTAATCGTTCTTGACCATCACAATCCAAAGGAAAACATTCCTTCTCCTGCGATTATTTTAAATGCGAAGCTTTCAGATTCAGGCTATCCGTTTGAAGAAATTTCTGGATGCGCGGTCGTGTACAAAGTTGTTTCAGCGTTAAGATTCAGCAAGAGCAAATGGTACAAGGCAGACGCGGCTTTGCTCAATGCGCGCGAAGAAGAAAACGGGCAGATTGCTATTGAATGCATAAAGCTTAGAAATCTAGTTCCTGTTTCAAGGCTTGTTGAGCATATTTTTCCGGGCGAAAAATCAATTTACGACACGAAGATTCCGCAGTACTTGTCCGACCAGATAATTCTTTGCTGGGACAAAGCCAATGTTGAACACTTGCTAAACCTAACGTTCGGAAACAGCGCGCAGTTCAATATTGCGGACATAAGAACAGAAGCCGCAAAACTTTACCCTTCCCTAAAAAATCTTCCGCTTTCCAGAATAAAGGAAATGTCAAAAATCGCAAAGTACGGCGACCATGCTCCCACGGAAATCGGCGGATTCTACAATATCTTTGTAACTTATGTTCAGCAGGACTTAAAGAAAAATTTTCCATCTGATTCAGAAAAAGAAAAGCATGACTTGCAGCTTGTGGCTTTGGCGGCTCTAGCAGATATAATGCCGATGAAAAATGAAAACAGGCTTTTTGTGCGTAGCGGAATTAATTCAATAAATGAAAATAAAATCCGTCCTGGTCTAAAGGAACTTATGTCAAATATAGGGCTTTTGGGAAAGCGCATTACTTCAACTGACATTTGCTGGACGCTGATTCCAAATTTGAATGCGGCTGGCAGGCTCGGTCAGGCTAGAATCGCAATTGAGCTTTTTACAGCAAAAGACGATTCGTACCGTGAACAGCTTGCAAAAAAAATAATTGAGCTTAACACAAAAAGAAAATCCCTTACTCAAGAAGCGGAATTAATTGCAGGCCTGCAGGCAAAAAATTCTGTGAATGACTTCAGCGGAAAATTAAGCTTTGTAATCGATGAAAAAATAAACAAAGGCGTTTCTGGAATTCTTGCCGGACGCTTGGTTTCTTCGCTTGGTGTTCCTGCAATGGCGATGACTTACGTGGGAAATCTTGTTGTAGGCTCAATGAGAAGCTGCCGCGGATATGACGTAACTGCTTTTCTTGACCAGCTGAAAGATTTGTTTGTAAGCTACGGCGGGCACAACTTTGCGGCCGGATTCAGCTTTGAAAAAGAAAAGTTCGAGGAATTCAAAAGGCGCACAAAGGAGCTTTCAAGCACAATAAATCTTTCTGACAAAACTGACGAGATTCAAATTGACGCAGAACTTCCGCCGTCCTACATGACACCGGACTTGAAAAAAATCATAGACAGATTCGAGCCGACTGGAAACGAAAATCCAAAGCTTGTTTTCTTAGCAAAAAATCTTCCGATTGTTTCCGGACTTGTAATGGGAAAGGCAGAAAAGCAGCATCTAAAAATCACTGTTGACTGCGGAAAAAACAAATGGCCCTGCATCTTTTGGAATGAAGGCGGACGGCTTCACAGGGATTTTGATGTGGGAGACAAGGTTGATATAATTTTCAACATAGAGCGGAATGTTTTTAACGGAGCAGAAACGCTTCAGCTTATGCTTTTAGGAATAGAAAAATCAGTTCAGTAA
- the fliH gene encoding flagellar assembly protein FliH — protein MAQTVFRPAEVNNTKGEVVLQFTKNFAPPVEEKVEEVPEYTGPTADDLRKEAEAFKLQWEDEKAKMLAKAQADADQIVKNAEDAAFAQVKHQSDQAAIIKSQAQKEAQDIVEKAKAEAQDIISNAKIEEKSIFEKSKSEGFKAGHEEGYKAGNEEAQRLVERIHKMIEAVQAKRQEILDNTEQQIVNLVILIARKVVKIMSENQKSVIMSNVLQALKKVKGSGDVTLRVNLADVKLTTEHIKDFIRQVENIKNISVVEDSSVEKGGCIVETDFGAIDARISSQLNELETQILNISPIKTVGKSEVINPDS, from the coding sequence ATGGCACAAACTGTATTCAGACCGGCAGAAGTTAACAATACTAAGGGCGAAGTTGTCCTTCAGTTTACAAAAAATTTTGCGCCTCCTGTAGAAGAAAAAGTTGAGGAAGTTCCAGAATATACAGGACCTACAGCTGATGACTTGCGCAAGGAAGCGGAGGCTTTTAAGCTTCAGTGGGAAGATGAAAAGGCCAAGATGCTTGCAAAGGCTCAGGCAGACGCAGATCAGATTGTAAAAAATGCGGAAGATGCGGCGTTTGCTCAGGTAAAGCATCAAAGCGATCAGGCGGCAATAATAAAATCCCAGGCGCAAAAAGAGGCTCAGGATATTGTTGAAAAGGCAAAAGCTGAAGCGCAGGATATTATTTCCAACGCAAAAATAGAAGAAAAATCTATCTTTGAAAAGTCAAAGAGCGAAGGATTTAAAGCCGGCCATGAAGAAGGTTATAAGGCTGGAAATGAAGAAGCCCAGCGTCTTGTTGAGCGCATTCACAAAATGATTGAAGCTGTACAGGCAAAAAGGCAGGAAATTCTTGATAACACAGAGCAGCAGATTGTGAATCTTGTGATTTTGATAGCGCGCAAAGTTGTAAAAATTATGAGCGAAAATCAAAAGAGCGTTATAATGTCGAATGTTCTTCAGGCTTTGAAAAAAGTAAAAGGCTCTGGAGATGTAACATTGCGCGTAAATCTTGCTGATGTGAAGCTTACAACCGAGCATATAAAAGACTTTATCCGTCAGGTTGAAAATATCAAAAATATTTCTGTTGTTGAAGACAGTTCCGTTGAAAAAGGCGGCTGCATTGTTGAAACGGACTTCGGCGCAATTGACGCGCGCATTTCAAGCCAGCTGAATGAACTTGAAACTCAGATTTTGAATATTTCGCCAATAAAAACTGTGGGCAAGTCAGAAGTTATAAATCCCGACAGTTGA
- a CDS encoding thymidine phosphorylase — MRVADIIIKKRGTGNQKGQELSRDEIEFLVNGYVDGSIPDYQMSAFLMAVYFSGMTFEETGILTGCMLKSGDTINLEKPKGLKGPFLDKHSTGGVGDKISLPLAPIVASLGVKIPMMSGRGLGHTGGTLDKLESIEGYNVNLNEEQFASIIEKTGFAMMGQTEKIVPADKKMYALRDVTGTVESVPLITASILSKKVAEGSDALVFDVKCGKGAFMKSEADAEQLASFLVKTAQTMGKKSCALLTRMDSPLGFKVGNYLEIEETLECLQGKGPADVMELTYELGARMAVFGGKAKDTEDGIAKCKEAVKSGEALKKFLENVKAQGGNPDKLLSEQGKRRSKFKSEIFASQDGFLTVDAYKTGIACINLGVGRNKSSDKVDADSGIIFCRRQGDFVKKGEKLLEVYGKSPDALESGKQQLEVVLTFSAEKPEEKKLILKEIK; from the coding sequence ATGCGTGTGGCGGACATAATCATTAAAAAGCGTGGAACTGGAAATCAAAAAGGACAGGAGCTTTCGCGTGATGAAATAGAATTTCTTGTGAACGGCTATGTTGACGGTTCAATTCCTGACTACCAGATGTCGGCTTTTCTTATGGCCGTTTATTTCAGCGGAATGACGTTCGAGGAAACAGGAATTTTAACAGGCTGCATGCTTAAATCCGGCGACACAATCAACCTTGAAAAACCCAAGGGGCTAAAAGGACCTTTTTTGGACAAGCATTCCACAGGCGGCGTGGGAGATAAAATCAGCCTTCCGCTTGCGCCTATCGTGGCGTCTCTTGGCGTAAAAATTCCCATGATGAGCGGCAGAGGGCTTGGGCACACAGGCGGAACTTTGGACAAGCTTGAATCAATAGAAGGCTACAATGTGAATCTTAACGAGGAGCAGTTCGCTTCGATTATCGAAAAGACAGGCTTTGCCATGATGGGACAGACAGAAAAGATTGTTCCGGCAGACAAGAAAATGTACGCCTTGCGGGACGTTACAGGAACTGTTGAAAGTGTTCCTCTGATTACGGCAAGCATTCTTTCAAAAAAAGTCGCGGAAGGAAGCGATGCCCTTGTGTTTGATGTAAAGTGCGGAAAAGGCGCATTTATGAAAAGCGAGGCGGATGCTGAGCAGCTTGCGTCGTTTCTTGTAAAGACAGCCCAGACAATGGGAAAAAAGTCCTGCGCGCTTCTAACCAGAATGGACTCTCCTCTTGGATTCAAAGTAGGAAATTATCTTGAAATAGAGGAAACTCTTGAGTGCCTGCAAGGAAAAGGTCCTGCCGATGTAATGGAGCTTACCTATGAGCTTGGCGCAAGAATGGCTGTCTTCGGCGGAAAGGCAAAAGACACAGAGGACGGAATAGCCAAATGCAAGGAAGCTGTAAAAAGCGGAGAGGCGCTAAAAAAGTTCCTTGAAAACGTAAAGGCTCAGGGCGGAAATCCAGACAAGCTTCTAAGCGAACAGGGAAAACGCCGCTCAAAGTTCAAGTCAGAAATCTTTGCAAGTCAAGACGGATTTTTAACAGTTGATGCGTACAAGACAGGAATCGCGTGCATAAACCTTGGCGTGGGCAGAAACAAGTCGTCAGACAAAGTGGACGCGGACTCTGGAATAATTTTCTGCAGGCGGCAGGGCGACTTTGTAAAGAAAGGCGAAAAGCTTCTTGAAGTCTATGGAAAAAGCCCGGATGCTCTTGAAAGCGGAAAACAGCAGCTTGAGGTGGTCTTGACTTTCAGCGCGGAAAAGCCAGAAGAAAAGAAATTGATTTTAAAGGAAATAAAATAG
- the recO gene encoding DNA repair protein RecO: MKSVILSLKESGENNRLVKVISAENGIFNAMLYGGPKSRLKSLVQPFYSGILYIYSDESRNSIKITDFDAQNCHLSFRTSLLKSWAASFACELVLKTKCAGETEKAFVLLCAFLDGIDSVDENEVRLGILRFLWRYLGLLGLQPEPRTCCGCGSSLLSHEQNASYMERQNGFVCADCISFAPENRMQGNFRIDLDSLTYLAAINELPPGQVRKLLVPSESVYNMKRLLYSMIEKACGIQLETLKSGIGIL; encoded by the coding sequence ATGAAATCTGTAATCCTTTCATTAAAAGAGTCCGGAGAAAACAACAGGCTTGTAAAAGTAATTTCTGCGGAAAACGGAATTTTCAACGCAATGCTCTACGGAGGCCCAAAAAGCCGCCTGAAGTCCCTTGTTCAGCCGTTTTATTCAGGAATCCTCTATATATACAGCGATGAATCCCGCAATTCAATAAAAATAACCGACTTTGACGCGCAAAACTGCCATCTTTCGTTCAGGACAAGCCTTCTAAAATCCTGGGCGGCATCGTTTGCCTGCGAGCTTGTGCTAAAGACAAAATGCGCCGGAGAAACAGAAAAAGCCTTTGTGCTTCTGTGCGCCTTTCTTGACGGAATAGACAGCGTGGACGAAAACGAAGTCCGCCTTGGAATCCTGCGCTTTCTCTGGAGATACCTTGGGCTTTTGGGGCTTCAGCCTGAACCTAGAACCTGCTGCGGCTGTGGCTCTTCACTTTTAAGCCATGAGCAGAACGCAAGCTATATGGAAAGGCAAAACGGATTTGTCTGCGCGGACTGCATTTCTTTCGCCCCGGAAAACAGAATGCAAGGAAACTTCAGAATCGACCTTGACTCGCTCACCTACCTTGCCGCCATAAACGAGCTTCCGCCCGGACAAGTAAGAAAACTGCTTGTTCCCTCGGAATCCGTTTACAACATGAAGCGGCTTCTGTACAGCATGATTGAAAAAGCCTGCGGAATCCAGCTTGAAACCTTAAAAAGCGGAATCGGAATACTTTAG
- the fliE gene encoding flagellar hook-basal body complex protein FliE, with amino-acid sequence MNLSFGSMELNRSNMSHLGTSAIGNVSKALKGNENASVDGAEKKESFRTYLLEAVNEMNSQQLNVSALQEKVITDPDSVDIHDVTTAMAKAQMSLDLAQNVIDRLVKGWNELSQNR; translated from the coding sequence ATGAATCTTTCTTTTGGCTCAATGGAGCTTAACAGGTCAAATATGTCTCATCTTGGGACTTCAGCCATTGGAAATGTCAGCAAGGCTTTAAAGGGAAACGAAAACGCTTCTGTTGACGGTGCTGAAAAGAAAGAGTCTTTTAGAACTTACCTTCTTGAAGCTGTAAACGAAATGAACAGCCAGCAGCTCAATGTTTCTGCTCTTCAGGAAAAAGTCATAACAGATCCGGACAGCGTGGACATCCATGATGTTACAACTGCCATGGCAAAAGCCCAGATGTCGCTGGATCTTGCGCAGAATGTAATCGACCGTCTTGTAAAAGGCTGGAATGAGCTTTCGCAGAACAGATAG
- the fliF gene encoding flagellar basal-body MS-ring/collar protein FliF has product MNEWFKKNLETIKEKWAKWTTLQKAIVAAIVVVAIAVIVLMASMSSRPSTVRLFNGPVNDEKERELILSRLDQDNVKAYVSSDNYISVENSDIAKKYRSRLIAEGYAPSSLDAYSLFDVTRWSRTDFDDKVNWQRATETALKQQLESLDGIQRAEVNLVLPDEALFTENQNPTSASIVLYAKGNSDVLTDKRKIRGIQNLIKACVEGLRDENIVINDGASNIQINDFEGMAESDRISNIEKQRKLILKQETTYTGLVLAALKGTFSDNRVRVANIKIDMNMSERTTTSREYGGITIRPDNPNTPYDDSEIVNSLTLSEETVNKSFTGTGYNPEGPAGVEGQNPPVYSDMSNVVGKSTEEGVKRNYALNEKNVSEITSPKIDRITVSVNIDGQWRKVYDENNRPILENGHLKREYIPITPEQLANTTKLVQDAVGYNRARGDSVTVTNIPFDRTEEQEKEDLAYIAQLNRNRTIMFSLIGIAIILIAFIAFRIISREIERRRRLAEEARIRQQEEERQRALLEAQQQGMEVTMSVEERKRAELQENAIAMAKEHPEDVAMLIRTWLMEE; this is encoded by the coding sequence ATGAACGAATGGTTCAAGAAAAATTTAGAAACCATTAAAGAAAAATGGGCGAAGTGGACAACTCTCCAAAAAGCTATTGTGGCTGCAATCGTTGTGGTTGCTATAGCGGTGATTGTTCTTATGGCTTCTATGTCGTCTCGCCCTTCCACAGTGCGCCTTTTTAACGGTCCGGTAAATGATGAAAAAGAACGGGAACTTATTCTTTCCCGCCTTGATCAGGACAATGTAAAGGCCTATGTTTCATCGGACAATTATATTTCTGTTGAAAACAGCGATATAGCAAAAAAATACAGAAGCCGCCTCATTGCTGAAGGATATGCACCTTCGAGCCTTGATGCCTACAGCCTTTTTGATGTTACGCGTTGGTCAAGAACAGACTTTGATGATAAGGTGAACTGGCAGCGCGCGACAGAAACAGCATTAAAGCAGCAGCTTGAGTCTTTGGACGGAATCCAGCGCGCGGAAGTAAATCTTGTGCTTCCTGATGAAGCTTTGTTTACAGAAAATCAGAATCCTACATCCGCAAGCATTGTTTTGTATGCAAAAGGAAACAGCGATGTTCTTACAGACAAGCGCAAAATCCGCGGAATCCAAAATCTCATAAAAGCCTGCGTAGAAGGTTTGCGCGACGAAAATATCGTAATCAACGACGGCGCTTCAAATATTCAAATAAATGACTTTGAAGGCATGGCTGAAAGCGACCGTATTTCAAATATAGAAAAACAGAGAAAGCTTATTCTTAAGCAGGAAACTACATATACAGGCCTTGTTCTTGCCGCATTGAAGGGAACTTTTTCTGACAACCGTGTAAGAGTTGCGAACATCAAGATTGACATGAATATGTCTGAGCGCACAACTACTTCAAGAGAATACGGCGGAATCACAATCCGTCCAGACAATCCGAATACTCCTTATGACGACTCTGAAATTGTAAACAGCCTCACTTTGTCGGAAGAAACTGTAAACAAGTCGTTTACTGGAACCGGCTACAATCCTGAAGGTCCGGCTGGAGTTGAAGGCCAGAATCCTCCAGTTTACAGCGATATGTCAAATGTCGTGGGAAAATCCACAGAAGAAGGTGTAAAACGCAACTATGCGCTGAATGAAAAAAATGTTTCTGAAATTACAAGCCCTAAGATTGACCGCATTACAGTTTCTGTAAACATCGACGGCCAGTGGCGCAAAGTTTATGATGAAAACAATCGTCCTATTCTTGAAAACGGACATTTAAAGCGCGAGTACATTCCTATTACTCCAGAGCAGCTTGCAAATACAACAAAACTTGTTCAGGATGCTGTCGGCTATAACAGAGCCAGAGGAGACAGCGTTACAGTTACAAATATTCCGTTTGACAGAACAGAAGAGCAGGAAAAAGAAGATCTGGCTTATATTGCGCAGCTTAACAGAAACCGCACAATTATGTTCAGCCTGATTGGAATTGCTATAATTCTTATTGCGTTCATTGCATTCCGTATTATCAGCAGAGAGATTGAACGCCGCCGCCGTCTTGCAGAGGAAGCTAGAATTCGTCAGCAGGAAGAAGAAAGACAGAGAGCGCTTCTTGAAGCCCAGCAACAGGGAATGGAAGTTACAATGTCTGTTGAAGAGCGCAAGCGGGCAGAGCTTCAGGAAAATGCGATTGCAATGGCAAAAGAGCATCCGGAAGACGTTGCAATGCTTATCCGCACTTGGCTTATGGAGGAATAG
- the flgC gene encoding flagellar basal body rod protein FlgC, translating into MGLFTSINIAATGMSVERLRTDVISNNIANATTTRTQEGGAYRKQSVIIEPIASSNPQWRFPFVDSELDNGPGKGVRVREIVKDSEQGRMVYDPSHPDAIQSGPNKGYVEYPNVNIVNEMVNMISANRAYEANSSVIQGSKEMFASALEIGSR; encoded by the coding sequence ATGGGATTATTTACAAGCATAAACATAGCGGCAACAGGCATGAGCGTGGAGCGTCTGCGCACTGATGTCATTTCAAACAATATTGCAAATGCCACAACAACGCGTACTCAGGAAGGCGGAGCTTACCGCAAGCAGAGCGTGATTATTGAGCCTATTGCTTCTTCAAATCCTCAGTGGAGATTTCCTTTTGTGGATTCAGAGCTGGACAACGGACCTGGAAAAGGCGTTCGTGTTCGTGAAATCGTAAAAGACAGCGAGCAGGGCAGAATGGTTTACGACCCAAGCCACCCGGATGCGATTCAGTCTGGACCGAACAAAGGCTACGTTGAATATCCTAACGTGAATATTGTAAATGAAATGGTGAACATGATAAGCGCAAACCGTGCTTACGAAGCCAACAGTTCTGTTATTCAGGGCAGCAAGGAAATGTTTGCCTCTGCTTTGGAAATCGGCAGTCGCTAG